In Cherax quadricarinatus isolate ZL_2023a chromosome 35, ASM3850222v1, whole genome shotgun sequence, the following are encoded in one genomic region:
- the ssh gene encoding uncharacterized protein ssh isoform X3, with the protein MKYSKESPPAGMLVPLECNNPILLMKGCDKNVTAARALQKERRKNKRREKENMWRRNNRRNAMQEPIVMHYPARSALQTLHKSSSRAQDAHYFLGGVNHDWVGYYERGMGSDQSCINEWNAMDSLESKRPPSPDSLTDKEETQLLIRSKLKEIMMSVDIDEVTSKYIRQRLEEDLAMNLFKFKSYIDQEMLVILGQMDAATEIFPHVYLGSEWNASNLDELQSNGVGYILNVTKEIDNFYPGTFDYLNIRVYDDEKTELLKHWDSTFRYISQVKEKDSKVLVHCKMGISRSASVVIAYAMKEFNMTLEEALALVKKKRTCIKPNQAFCNQLKTYEGILDASRQRHNILWRSKSETNLKSASAQANKPNVRGCRNSHLSDDVDHSKKGSRRKSTEEMTFESTSNSISLRVPTPCNLHNGDQHRRPKSWSPDDHTAGLLFPQNMEEGGNDLGDSWRLSQSLNVQSWRAHVTLQQRDLRDMSVEGSAKDKQEDEVSLPVVEALNPLYTDNPTGSTINEVSALQLSSSVKDRINEFENVQSTNQTITKKAQNVKKGDIIHIQNTVTCSDDFNTHSSTAELDKVIETLLAPGEDLQDSEPVVSQTKPAAQKLQAVLVPSQIWLEEKCEVEENMDITESPVGVTKESVTWPAGIVKRQKQDFEEKVKINDVKSGPDKEVDSPISRQSSSGSLSGQLQKVEIIRSPSYGRQDSVGSDIVKRDDPFSVKLDKVFDREERKQQRMSTVIPNGGDVKDTPSRNSSWGSFDSAVVLADRDTPSRQSSWGSCDTRGTVGTIPSRNSSFGTFDIKQQPLRENLEIVILNSNLAGTYFEKDPGPFSPGTIRRNKGRNSDNKEGIGDDSKIQSNEIENFEDGIMEDAFQCRPVANVKAYGPAPYKSPIERVTPMEITDEGMVETSDGFLDHHQSTPTLNICIPDSTNPSTLTRSQPNISCTTISLTQGSAPLSSNIDLSGNDSLNSNKRNSVTEEVPLPGTVKQHKELLESKSQEGAFSELRINQEKLPQPTYTRSQSYCDLEMEKTEVGLPHHLGRSFSEKRAKFEGQLESETEGGKVKKITRALEQQNEDDKIRLFRMKGIRKRSHSLERLSTSPTSPGCSPRQLLEQLLVQKKESPSEEICVKSLVVKFEDPQEQRVPKVQTRSVRAKSDSSTPDKFLPPVPQRKSSLDYNFKPALRAQSQPPQTPVRQMTPGGSLSPTVMPPSHKPPPGGRGQACGTEVRQKKQQGKTHPLTKLTRTNRENYHTM; encoded by the exons GTCAGCTCTACAGACGCTACACAaatctagttccagagctcaagaTGCTCACTACTTCCTGGGTGGTGTCAACCATGACTGGGTGGGGTATTATGAACGTGGCATGGGTTCTGATCAGTCCTGCATCAATGAATGGAATGCCATGGACAGCCTGGAATCTAAGCGGCCCCCTTCACCGGACTCCCTCACGGATAA GGAAGAAACACAGCTTCTTATTCGCAGTAAATTGAAAGAAATAATGATGAGTGTTGATATAGATGAAGTCACCTCTAAATATATACGTCAAAGGCTTGAAGAAGACCTGGCAATGAATCTTTTCAAATTTAAATCCTATATTGACCAAGAGATGCTAGTCATCTTGGGGCAGATGGATGCAGCAACAGAAATCTTCCCACATGTTTACCTTGGATCAGAGTGGAATGCTTCTAATCTAGACGAGTTACAAAGCAATGG GGTGGGTTACATCCTCAATGTAACTAAGGAGATTGACAACTTTTACCCTGGAACATTTGACTACCTCAACATTCGTGTGTATGACGATGAGAAGACAGAGCTCCTTAAGCACTGGGACAGTACCTTCAGATATATTTCACAAGTCAA GGAGAAGGATTCTAAGGTTTTAGTGCACTGCAAGATGGGAATTAGCCGTTCAGCATCAGTAGTGATTGCTTATGCCATGAAGGAATTTAATATGACACTAGAAGAAGCTCTTGCGCTAGTTAAGAAGAAGAGGACCTGTATAAAACCAAATCAAGCATTTTGCAACCAACTTAAAACATATGAG gGGATTCTTGATGCTAGTAGACAGCGGCACAATATTTTGTGGCGGAGTAAATCTGAAACAAACCTTAAATCAGCTTCAGCACAAGCTAACAAACCAAATGTCAGAGGTTGTCGAAACAGTCATCTAAGTGATGATGTGGATCACAGTAAGAAGGGTAGTAGACGCAAAAGTACAGAAGAAATGACATTCGAATCTACTTCCAACTCCATAAGTCTTCGTGTTCCCACTCCTTGTAATCTTCATAATGGTGACCAGCATCGACGGCCAAAATCGTGGTCTCCTGATGATCACACTGCTGGGTTGCTATTTCCACAAAATATGGAAGAAG GTGGAAATGATTTGGGAGATTCATGGCGACTATCTCAGTCACTCAATGTGCAGTCATGGCGGGCTCATGTAACACTGCAACAAAGGGATCTTCGCGATATGAGTGTTGAAGGCTCGGCTAAAGATAAACAAGAAGATGAAGTATCTTTACCTGTAGTAGAAGCACTCAATCCTTTGTACACTGACAACCCTACTGGAAGTACAATTAATGAAGTTTCAGCACTCCAGCTGTCTTCCTCGGTTAAGGATAGGATCAATGAATTTGAAAATGTACAAAGTACTAATCAAACTATTACTAAAAAAGCACAAAATGTGAAGAAAGGTGACATAATACACATACAGAACACAGTCACATGTAGTGATGATTTCAATACTCATTCAAGTACTGCTGAGCTAGATAAAGTCATTGAAACTTTACTTGCACCAGGTGAAGACTTACAAGACAGTGAACCAGTTGTTTCACAAACTAAGCCAGCTGCCCAGAAACTCCAGGCTGTGTTAGTTCCATCCCAGATATGGCTAGAAGAAAAGTGTGAAGTGGAGGAGAATATGGACATCACAGAGAGTCCTGTGGGTGTAACAAAAGAATCAGTTACATGGCCTGCAGGCATTGTAAAGAGACAAAAGCAAGACTTTGAAGAAAAGGTAAAAATTAATGATGTTAAATCAGGTCCAGATAAGGAGGTTGACTCACCTATTTCAAGACAAAGTTCATCTGGCTCCTTGAGTGGTCAGTTACAAAAAGTTGAAATAATTAGATCACCAAGCTATGGACGTCAGGACTCTGTAGGATCTGATATAGTTAAAAGGGATGACCCATTCTCTGTAAAACTTGACAAGGTATTTGACAGAGAGGAAAGAAAACAGCAGAGAATGAGTACTGTTATCCCTAATGGAGGAGATGTGAAAGACACTCCGTCACGTAATAGTTCATGGGGATCTTTCGATAGTGCTGTGGTTCTTGCAGATAGAGATACTCCTTCTAGACAGAGTTCTTGGGGATCCTGTGATACAAGAGGAACTGTAGGTACTATACCTTCCAGAAACAGTTCTTTTGGAACATTTGATATAAAGCAGCAGCCTCTTAGAGAAAATTTAGAGATAGTAATACTAAATAGCAATTTAGCAGGGACTTATTTTGAGAAGGATCCGGGGCCATTTTCACCAGGAACTATTAGAAGAAACAAAGGAAGGAATTCTGACAATAAAGAGGGAATAGGTGATGATAGTAAAATACAGTCAAATGAAATTGAAAATTTTGAAGATGGAATAATGGAAGATGCCTTTCAATGCAGACCTGTAGCAAATGTAAAAGCATATGGGCCTGCTCCATATAAAAGTCCCATAGAGAGAGTCACTCCTATGGAAATAACTGATGAAGGAATGGTAGAAACCTCAGATGGTTTCTTAGACCACCATCAGAGCACACCTACATTAAATATTTGCATTCCAGATAGTACAAATCCCTCAACCCTAACTAGATCACAACCTAATATATCATGCACAACTATATCTCTGACACAGGGATCAGCTCCCTTGTCTTCTAATATAGATTTATCTGGGAATGACAGCTTAAATAGTAATAAAAGAAATTCTGTAACTGAAGAAGTTCCTCTACCTGGAACTGTAAAACAACACAAGGAACTTCTAGAAAGTAAAAGTCAAGAAGGAGCTTTTTCAGAGTTGAGAATAAACCAAGAGAAGCTTCCTCAACCAACTTACACTCGCTCCCAGAGCTACTGTGACCTTGAAATGGAAAAAACTGAAGTTGGTCTTCCTCATCATCTGGGTCGTAGTTTTTCAGAGAAGAGAGCTAAATTTGAGGGACAATTAGAAAGTGAAACTGAAGGGGGTAAGGTTAAGAAAATTACTAGAGCGCTGGAACAACAAAATGAGGATGACAAAATAAGACTCTTTAGAATGAAAGGCATTAGAAAACGATCTCACAGTTTAGAACGCCTTAGTACGTCTCCTACATCACCAGGCTGCTCCCCAAGGCAATTATTAGAACAACTATTAGTTCAAAAAAAAGAAAGTCCATCTGAAGAAATTTGTGTTAAAAGTCTTGTAGTAAAATTTGAAGATCCTCAAGAACAGAGAGTACCTAAAGTTCAGACAAGAAGTGTAAGAGCAAAGTCTGATAGTTCCACACCTGACAAGTTCCTACCACCTGTACCTCAACGTAAATCCAGTCTAGACTATAATTTTAAGCCAGCTCTCCGAGCACAGTCTCAGCCCCCCCAGACTCCAGTGAGACAAATGACCCCAGGAGGTAGTTTGTCTCCTACAGTAATGCCCCCTTCTCATAAGCCTCCACCAGGAGGGAGAGGCCAAGCATGTGGAACAGAAGTGCGACAAAAGAAACAGCAGGGTAAGACTCATCCTCTGACCAAATTAACAAGAACAAACAGGGAGAATTATCATACTATGTAA